In Juglans microcarpa x Juglans regia isolate MS1-56 chromosome 8D, Jm3101_v1.0, whole genome shotgun sequence, the following are encoded in one genomic region:
- the LOC121242901 gene encoding cytochrome P450 81C13-like: MENIMSYAAFFLISIVIIKLVYKHNRNAPPSPFSLPIIGHLHLLKPPLYQTLQTLSLQYGPVLSLKFGSRSCIVISSASAVEECFTKNDIIFANRPHTMAGDILTYNLNAPAWAPYGHLWRNLRRIVSIEIFSQNSLQKSSTVRQEEVYSLVRRLFKVSNREPQKVECRYVFSLLMFNVMMRMVNDEQCVREEAAGTDMGNKHLKDMKETFFANLGMNICDFIPVLRWIGFKGLEKRMMKLHRKREGFFGPLIEEIKRKNQTNSLNTAPVKDVGKKKTLIEALSSLHKSEPEFYSDDVMKSIILMMFAAGTETTATSMEWAMALLLNHPEVLQKLKAEIDENVGHERLLNDSDLSKLPYLRSVINETLRLYPPTPLLLPHFSAEDCTVGGYKIPRGTMLLANAWAVHRDPKLWEEPDKFKPERFDEINGDQRDHAFKFIPFGTGRRQCPGAGLALRINSLAMGALIQSFNWERVEKEIMVDMNLDPGFVLAKAKPLEAVCSPRHGMTNILAQL; encoded by the exons ATGGAAAACATAATGTCTTACGCTGCTTTCTTCCTGATCTCCATTGTTATCATCAAGCTTGTATACAAGCACAACCGAAATGCACCACCCAGTCCATTTTCTCTGCCCATAATCGGCCACCTGCACCTCCTTAAACCGCCCCTCTACCAAACATTACAGACCTTGTCTTTGCAGTACGGTCCGGTCCTCTCTCTTAAATTTGGTTCCCGGTCTTGCATCGTCATATCTTCTGCCTCTGCTGTCGAAGAATGCTTCACCAAGAACGACATCATATTTGCAAATCGTCCCCACACCATGGCAGGTGATATTTTGACTTACAACTTAAATGCTCCAGCCTGGGCTCCCTACGGTCACTTATGGCGAAACCTACGACGGATTGTGAGCATCGAGATTTTCTCTCAGAACAGCCTTCAAAAGTCTTCCACCGTCAGACAAGAAGAAGTTTACTCCCTTGTCCGCAGACTGTTCAAAGTCTCGAATAGGGAACCCCAGAAAGTGGAGTGCAGGTATGTTTTCTCACTTCTGATGTTCAATGTAATGATGAGGATGGTCAATGATGAGCAATGTGTACGAGAGGAGGCTGCTGGCACGGATATGGGAAATAAACATCTCAAAGATATGAAGGAAACTTTCTTTGCAAACTTGGGAATGAATATATGTGATTTCATTCCAGTTTTGAGGTGGATTGGTTTCAAAGGGTTGGAGAAGAGAATGATGAAGTTGCACAGGAAGAGGGAGGGATTTTTCGGGCCTCTGATAGAAGAGATTAAGCGAAAGAATCAAACCAATTCTTTGAATACCGCTCCCGTAAAGGACGTGGGAAAGAAGAAGACTCTGATTGAAGCTCTATCATCTCTTCATAAATCAGAGCCTGAATTCTATTCAGATGATGTCATGAAAAGCATCATTTTG ATGATGTTTGCTGCGGGAACGGAGACAACGGCAACAAGTATGGAATGGGCAATGGCACTTCTGCTGAATCATCCGGAGGTATTGCAGAAGCTTAAAGCAGAGATTGACGAGAATGTTGGACATGAGCGCTTGCTAAATGACTCTGATCTATCCAAGCTTCCTTATCTTCGTTCTGTCATCAACGAAACACTCAGACTCTATCCCCCAACGCCACTTTTATTACCCCATTTTTCTGCAGAAGACTGCACTGTGGGGGGATATAAAATACCAAGAGGGACGATGCTGTTAGCAAATGCATGGGCTGTGCATAGAGATCCCAAGCTATGGGAGGAGCCTGACAAGTTCAAGCCAGAGAgatttgatgaaataaatggaGATCAAAGAGATCACGCTTTCAAATTCATCCCGTTTGGGACAGGGAGGAGGCAATGCCCCGGTGCAGGCTTGGCACTACGAATAAATTCATTGGCAATGGGTGCACTTATTCAGAGCTTTAACTGGGAAAGAGTTGAGAAGGAGATCATGGTAGACATGAACTTGGATCCGGGATTTGTTTTGGCAAAGGCTAAGCCTTTGGAGGCCGTTTGCAGTCCACGCCACGGAATGACTAATATTCTCGCTCAGCTTTGA